The genomic region CGGCGACGAGCTCCCCGGCGGCGGGCACACGATCTTCCCCGGCCGTCACGTCGTCGCGCTGTACGGATCCCCCGACCTGCCGGCGCTGGGCGTCCTCGGCGAGCAGGATCCGGCCGGCGCGGTCGTCCGGACCCAGCAGGCCGTCGACCAGTACACCCCGATCAGCGACCGACCCGTCGTGGGCGCCTTCGAGATCATCGCCACGATCGCGGACGCCGAGATCGGCGCCGACGGCGACTACTCCCGCGAGGTGCCCGTCGAGACCATCCGCCCCTGGGTCGACGCCGCCGGCGACGCCGGGATGTACGTGATCCTCGACCTGCAGCCCGGACGCACCGACTTCCTGACGCAGGCGAAGCTCTACACCGACCTGCTGCTCGAGCCGCACGTCGGCCTCGCGCTCGACCCCGAGTGGCGCCTGGCTCCCGACCAGGTGCACCTGCGCCAGATCGGCTCGGTCACCGGCGCCGAGGCCGACGCCGTCGCCGCGTGGCTCGCCGACCTCACCCGCCAGAACGGCCTCCCGCAGAAGATGTTCGTCCTGCACCAGTTCGCCGGGTCGATGATCACGAACCGCGAGCTCGTGCGCACCGACCGGCCGGAGCTCCAGGTCGTGGTGCACGTGGACGGCCAGGGCACCCCCGGCGGCAAGGTCGGCACGTGGAACCTGCTGCGGCAGGGAGCCGACCCCGGCATCGCGTGGGGCTGGAAGAACTTCTTCGACGAGGACATGCCGATGCTCACGCCTGAGCAGACGTGGGCCGTCGCGCCGAGACCCGATCTGGTCACGTACCAGTGACACCGCGTGACGGCGCCCGGACGGTCGCTTGCCAGTGCCCCCCACCGATGACAAGATCACGGCGGGGAGGGGAAGCGTCCGGTCCTCGTGACCGGCAACGAGAGGAACATCCATGGCGAAGCTCGACCCTCAGATCGTCGAGGCGTTGAAGTCGGTCACCGACTTCGACGAGACCACGGTGCGTGCGCTCGCCAAGCACGGCACGATCGTGAACGTGCCCGCGCGGTGGTCGCTCATGTGGGAGAACACCCCGGCCGACAAGGCCTACATCATCCTCGAGGGCGAGGTCGTGATCCGCAAGGACAACGCCGACCTCGCCGAGCTCGGTCCGGGCTCGGTCATCGGTGAGATCGCGCTGGTCAACAAGAAGCTGCGCAGCGCCTCGGTCTTCGCGCTCACCCCGCTCAAGGCCCTGCACTTCACCGACGAGGCGATCGCCGACCTCAGCGCCGACAACTCCAGCTTCGGCGAGGCCCTCAAGCAGGCTGCCGCCGAGCGCCTCGCGAGTGACTGACCGACCCGACGCACCTGATCCGTCGCAGGACCATGCCTTCGACCCGGGCATCCTGCTCGAGGTCGCCGGTTCCTACCTGCTCGGCCACGACGGGTCGGGACTGAACCGGCACGAGGTCGCCGAGCAGGCCGGGGTCGAGCTCGACGCCGCGCAGGACCTCTGGCGCGCCCTCGGGTTCGCCGAGGCCGGCGACGACCACGCGATGTTCACCGACGCCGACGTCGACGCCCTGCGCGACGTCGACGAGCTCGTGGACCTGCAGCTCCTCGAGCCCTCGATGCTGCCCGCCCTGGTCCGCACGATGGGCTCCACCTTCTCGCGCATGGCCGACTGGCAGGTTCGCTTGCTGCTGGGCGCGATCACCCGTGGTGACGAGACCGAGCTGCCGCTCGAGGTGCTGACCGAGGTCATCCCCGTCGTCGAGCGCCTTCAGTCCTACATCTGGCGGCGGCACCTCGTCGACGCGGCGGGCCGCCTGCTGCTGAAGGGCACGACCGACACGTCGTCGGCGCCGCTCGCGGTCGGCTTCGTCGACATCGTGGGCTACACGACGCAGAGCCGGCGGATGAGCACCGACGCCCT from Aeromicrobium sp. Sec7.5 harbors:
- a CDS encoding Crp/Fnr family transcriptional regulator, coding for MAKLDPQIVEALKSVTDFDETTVRALAKHGTIVNVPARWSLMWENTPADKAYIILEGEVVIRKDNADLAELGPGSVIGEIALVNKKLRSASVFALTPLKALHFTDEAIADLSADNSSFGEALKQAAAERLASD
- a CDS encoding adenylate/guanylate cyclase domain-containing protein; translated protein: MTDRPDAPDPSQDHAFDPGILLEVAGSYLLGHDGSGLNRHEVAEQAGVELDAAQDLWRALGFAEAGDDHAMFTDADVDALRDVDELVDLQLLEPSMLPALVRTMGSTFSRMADWQVRLLLGAITRGDETELPLEVLTEVIPVVERLQSYIWRRHLVDAAGRLLLKGTTDTSSAPLAVGFVDIVGYTTQSRRMSTDALAAMVETFERETSELVVEAGGQVIKTIGDEVLYTVSDPIAAAELALALVDREDDDPTVEGAYPQVRVGSAYGTVLSRLGDVFGPVVNIASRLTSVARPGRALLDAELASLVQHDDRFRVRRAPRASVKGYEHLELWSLKHPKTRH